From Asterias rubens chromosome 20, eAstRub1.3, whole genome shotgun sequence, one genomic window encodes:
- the LOC117303770 gene encoding endosomal/lysosomal potassium channel TMEM175-like, whose amino-acid sequence MEKEEVEANGVTTKEEPVAGTTTKEEAVNVSPKYVNDKNEDDVMNTGGHIITTEEDEIGEEDINGNHQTDEEDLGYIVRSEKEWARRHRFMSIDRLNIFSDAVFAAITTFMVVPLKEEVREYEPTENLWSSLLADWYRFLIFVISFWIVSALWQDHVWILQNVEHVGDIGLILNVIFLMICSLIPFLAVIMGNYYQYALSAQLCGSCVLLLTLLQGLMIIFAFRGEKMLSGEFVEGGTKLQLRDELLIITGLKVLLCFLSIGIAEVNVPAALVVLVLTMFADWVCIIAIGLYRKWRDSSFNTDLSSHLSRRLVLENIDMDRTQTFTDGIFIIVATLIILDITTDSLIDGEVDVDENSLLETLQRNKEPILSYLSTFLTVGMIWYINYSIFYYLQRLSRLLLFLNRMSLLFVSVLPLGFQLISVFSVDEADRNENNAVRFHCVLIFFATAFQVVFWLVAHWRRDKHFSSKYHGMHKMRMLCLLLIYPSMSLMLFCASFIDRVFEANVIHLAELLVPVAFILLKFAFELTLHFRRSHRKPGVSNLSMELTETQNDKNNLGFSHPGPIS is encoded by the exons ATGGAGAAGGAAGAGGTGGAGGCAAATGGTGTTACCACCAAGGAGGAACCAGTTGCTGGTACCACCACGAAAGAGGAAGCAGTGAATGTGAGCCCTAAATACGTGAATGACAAAAATGAAGACGATGTCATGAACACTGGGGGACATATTATTACCACCGAGGAAGATGAGATCGGTGAGGAAGACATCAATGGTAATCATCAGACAGACGAGGAAGATCTTGGGTATATTGTAAGAAGTGAGAAGGAGTGGGCAAGACGACATCGTTTTATGTCAATTGACAGATTGAACATCTTCAGTGATGCTGTATTCGCTGCTATCACTACTTTCATG GTGGTGCCATTGAAAGAGGAAGTACGGGAATATGAACCAACTGAG AATTTATGGAGTAGTTTGCTCGCTGATTGGTACCGATTCTTAATATTCGTTATTTCGTTTTGGATAGTATCGGCTCTTTGGCAGGACCATGTTTG GATTTTACAGAACGTTGAACACGTTGGCGATATTGGACTCATATTGAATGTG ATCTTTCTGATGATATGTTCACTTATTCCATTTTTG GCGGTCATCATGGGGAACTACTACCAATATGCTTTGTCAGCACAGCTATGCGGAAGCTGCGTTTTACTGCTGACCTTACTGCAA GGCCTCATGATTATTTTTGCATTCCGAGGGGAAAAAATGCTTTCAGGTGAATTTGTCGAAGGAGGGACAAAG CTTCAGCTTCGTGACGAGCTTCTCATAATAACTGGCCTGAAGGTTcttctgtgttttttgtctaTAGGGATAGCTGAGGTCAACGTTCCAGCG GCATTAGTGGTATTAGTACTTACCATGTTTGCAGATTGGGTGTGTATTATAGCCATTGGACTCTACAGAAAATGGAGAG aCAGTTCATTCAACACAGATCTCAGCAGTCATTTATCCCGTCGACTCGTCTTGGAAAATATTGACATGGATCGAACACAGA CTTTTACAGATGGAATTTTCATCATCGTGGCCACACTGATTATACTGGATATCAC TACGGATTCCTTAATAGACGGCGAGGTCGATGTGGATGAGAATAGTTTATTGGAGACTCTTCAGAGAAACAAGGAACCCATCCTATCCTATCTCTCAACCTTTCTGACCGTTG GTATGATCTGGTATATCAATTACTCAATATTTTAC TATTTACAAAGACTAAGTCGGCTTCTGCTTTTCCTGAACCGAATG TCGCTTTTATTCGTCAGTGTCCTTCCTCTTGGTTTTCAGCTAATCTCAGTGTTTTCAGTTGAT GAAGCTGACAGGAATGAGAACAATGCAGTTCGGTTTCACTGTGTTCTCATTTTCTTCGCAACTGCCTTCCAGGTCGTCTTTTGGTTAGTCGCACATTGGAGACG GGATAAACATTTTTCGTCGAAGTATCATGGAATGCATAAAATGCGAATGTTGTGTCTCTTGCTGATATATCCGTCAATGAG CCTGATGCTGTTCTGTGCTTCTTTCATTGATAGAGTCTTCGAAGCAAATGTCATCCATTTG GCGGAATTACTGGTACCCGTTGCATTCATCTTACTAAAATTTGCATTCGAATTAACATTG CACTTTAGGCGGAGTCACCGTAAGCCAGGAGTTTCTAACTTGAGTATGGAACTAACGGAAACGCAAAATGACAAGAATAATTTAGGATTCAGtcacccgggcccaatttcctaa